One genomic segment of Trichococcus shcherbakoviae includes these proteins:
- the pglX gene encoding BREX-1 system adenine-specific DNA-methyltransferase PglX: MDNTALKKFAVSARHKITTGVRNRAAQFGITAQGIAPIQSLADGFIVNGHIFDNKTQTQYEHLRRRVEIDGYEAVMETASYTWFNRLVALRFMEVHDYLPIRTRILSSLKANKVEPDAVTEVLQLVEELSLDKELIYHLQDTHNTNELFKYIIEKQGMQLEKMLPNVFSPVEGDFYLLLPNDLLQDNGIIRDLITLIPEEAWDDIEIVGWLYQFYVSEEKDQIFSDLKKNKKIGKQSIGPATQLFTPKWIVEYLVDNSLGRLWLENNASSNLKDKLHYYLDAAEQTPEVMEQLAALKYESLKPEDIKVMDPAMGSGHMLLHAFDVLREIYLERGYNPREIPQLIVENNLYGMDIDKRAAQLASFAIAMKARSYDRRFFSREVTFNLIGFEESNGLALFHNTSLPNEDDVNAALENLYAQFFDARIYGSILKFEFIDVELIEEAIKQLRTSRVEDIIAQGYLNFEVPIIEELLEQYRLLTMKYDIVVTNPPYMGGKGMDEKLDKYVKKHYPNTKSDLYAVFMDVSIIVTQKYGYYGMINQHSWMFLSSFENLRENIIRNQTIVNMLHTGTRTFPEIGGEVVQNTAFIVKNFLLDLYKGRYVRLVSFTNTDEKARNIMNEDCTYYRNQNKFKSIPSCPIAYWASEKVFDIFSSSLKIDDIGHAKKGLDTSKNDIFLRGWHEIDINLKGEKWVPLNKGGQFRKWYGNQYYVIDWEENGKKLKNYKSSNIRNEKFYFKEGITWSDLTSGDFGARYFPEGFIFEATGPSFFSEDLENTLGYFNSKVFNFLAKYTMSTMHYTNGSVAKMPYKEFDVDIQSTVCENISISKNDWNSFETSWDFEKHPLIIDSERYSTIFEAYANWNAIAEERFNQLKSNEEELNRIFIEIYDLQDELTPEVEDKDVTVRKAEVDRDVRSFLSYLVGVIFGRYRLDKPGLAFAGGEFNLDEFGSYKPDKDNIIPITAEHYFEDDIVSKITELVAIIYGKDTLNENLQFIATHLGMKESETAEDTIRRYFMKDFYKDHLKIYQKRPIYWQFSSGKKGAFKGLMYLHRYDKYTLARIRTDYVLKLTTTLNQLIEHAQVIIDGNVSAKEVARARKEREAYEAQLQELREYDLILKQLADQEIDLDLDDGVKVNYAKFQDIPFKKDNGRSDKKNLFEKI; this comes from the coding sequence ATGGATAATACAGCATTAAAGAAATTTGCAGTTAGTGCCCGACACAAAATAACAACTGGTGTCCGCAATCGTGCGGCCCAGTTTGGTATTACCGCCCAAGGGATTGCACCTATCCAATCCCTTGCTGACGGTTTTATCGTAAATGGACACATTTTTGATAACAAGACGCAAACGCAATATGAACATCTGCGCAGAAGAGTAGAGATTGATGGCTACGAAGCAGTTATGGAGACGGCAAGTTATACTTGGTTCAATCGTCTGGTCGCCTTGCGTTTCATGGAAGTCCATGATTACTTGCCGATCCGAACGCGCATTTTATCGTCTTTGAAGGCGAATAAAGTGGAGCCGGATGCGGTTACGGAAGTCCTGCAACTGGTTGAGGAATTGTCGCTTGATAAGGAACTGATCTATCACTTACAAGATACGCATAATACCAACGAATTATTTAAATACATCATCGAAAAACAAGGGATGCAACTGGAAAAAATGTTGCCGAATGTTTTTTCGCCAGTGGAAGGAGATTTCTATCTGCTGCTACCGAATGATTTGTTGCAGGACAACGGCATCATCAGGGACTTGATTACGCTTATCCCTGAAGAAGCATGGGATGATATCGAAATCGTTGGGTGGTTGTATCAATTCTATGTTTCCGAAGAAAAAGACCAGATCTTTTCGGACTTGAAGAAGAACAAGAAAATCGGCAAACAATCGATAGGACCCGCTACACAACTGTTCACGCCTAAATGGATCGTTGAGTATCTGGTCGATAATTCTTTGGGGCGCCTGTGGCTAGAGAATAATGCATCCAGCAATCTGAAGGATAAACTGCATTACTATTTGGATGCAGCCGAACAAACACCGGAAGTTATGGAACAATTGGCAGCCCTAAAGTATGAGAGTTTGAAACCGGAAGACATCAAAGTGATGGATCCCGCTATGGGGTCTGGACATATGCTGCTACATGCCTTTGATGTTCTTCGTGAAATCTATCTGGAACGAGGATACAATCCAAGAGAAATTCCGCAATTGATTGTGGAAAATAATCTGTATGGAATGGATATCGATAAACGCGCAGCACAATTAGCTTCATTCGCAATCGCCATGAAGGCTCGTTCCTATGACAGACGCTTCTTCAGCAGAGAAGTTACGTTTAATCTGATTGGATTTGAGGAAAGCAATGGGTTAGCATTATTCCACAATACATCTTTACCTAATGAAGATGACGTAAATGCGGCACTAGAAAATCTGTATGCTCAATTTTTTGATGCAAGGATATATGGTTCTATTCTAAAATTTGAATTCATTGATGTGGAGCTTATAGAAGAAGCTATCAAACAGTTAAGAACTAGCCGTGTTGAAGATATCATAGCTCAAGGCTATTTAAATTTTGAGGTTCCTATTATTGAAGAACTTCTTGAACAATATAGATTGCTAACAATGAAATATGATATTGTTGTGACGAATCCGCCGTATATGGGTGGAAAAGGTATGGATGAAAAACTTGATAAATATGTTAAAAAACATTATCCAAATACAAAATCAGATTTATATGCAGTTTTTATGGATGTATCAATAATTGTGACACAAAAATATGGTTACTATGGAATGATTAATCAACATTCTTGGATGTTTCTATCATCATTTGAAAATTTAAGAGAAAATATTATTCGGAATCAGACAATAGTAAATATGTTGCATACAGGGACCAGAACTTTCCCGGAAATAGGGGGAGAAGTTGTTCAGAATACTGCGTTTATAGTTAAAAATTTTTTGCTTGATTTATATAAAGGTCGCTACGTTCGATTAGTTTCTTTCACCAATACTGATGAGAAAGCAAGAAATATAATGAATGAAGATTGTACTTACTACAGAAACCAAAATAAATTTAAAAGCATTCCAAGTTGTCCAATAGCGTATTGGGCAAGTGAGAAAGTATTTGATATATTTTCTAGTAGCTTAAAAATTGATGATATAGGACATGCCAAAAAAGGTTTAGATACCAGTAAGAATGATATTTTTTTAAGAGGATGGCATGAAATAGACATTAATCTCAAAGGAGAAAAATGGGTTCCATTAAATAAGGGGGGCCAATTTAGAAAATGGTATGGGAATCAGTATTATGTAATAGATTGGGAAGAAAATGGTAAAAAACTTAAAAATTATAAATCTTCAAATATAAGAAATGAAAAATTTTACTTTAAAGAAGGAATAACATGGTCAGACTTAACCAGTGGAGATTTTGGAGCACGTTATTTTCCAGAAGGTTTTATTTTTGAAGCTACTGGACCATCTTTTTTTAGTGAAGACCTAGAAAATACACTTGGCTATTTTAATAGTAAAGTATTTAATTTTTTAGCAAAATACACGATGTCAACTATGCACTATACGAATGGTAGTGTTGCAAAAATGCCATATAAAGAATTTGATGTAGATATACAATCTACAGTTTGTGAAAATATAAGTATTTCTAAAAATGATTGGAACTCATTTGAAACCTCATGGGATTTTGAAAAACATCCTCTGATAATTGATTCAGAACGTTATTCAACAATTTTCGAAGCGTATGCAAATTGGAATGCTATTGCAGAAGAACGATTCAACCAATTAAAATCCAACGAAGAAGAACTGAACCGCATTTTCATAGAGATTTATGACTTGCAAGATGAACTGACTCCAGAAGTCGAAGACAAAGACGTCACCGTTCGTAAAGCAGAGGTCGATCGTGATGTCCGCAGCTTCTTGTCTTATTTGGTCGGTGTAATATTCGGTCGATACCGCTTGGATAAACCAGGTCTTGCCTTTGCGGGTGGTGAATTCAACCTTGATGAATTTGGTTCGTACAAACCGGATAAGGATAATATCATACCGATTACAGCTGAACATTATTTTGAAGATGATATCGTTTCGAAGATTACAGAATTGGTTGCGATCATTTATGGCAAGGATACATTGAATGAAAACCTGCAGTTCATCGCAACGCATTTGGGGATGAAGGAATCCGAGACAGCTGAAGACACGATCCGCCGTTATTTCATGAAGGATTTCTACAAGGATCATCTGAAGATTTACCAAAAGCGTCCGATTTATTGGCAGTTCAGCAGCGGGAAGAAGGGCGCCTTCAAGGGCTTGATGTATCTGCACCGTTATGATAAATACACGTTGGCGCGTATCCGTACCGACTATGTCTTGAAATTGACGACTACCTTGAACCAACTGATCGAACATGCGCAGGTCATCATCGACGGCAATGTTTCCGCTAAAGAAGTGGCGCGTGCGCGAAAGGAAAGAGAAGCTTATGAAGCGCAACTGCAGGAGTTGCGCGAATACGATCTGATTCTGAAACAGTTGGCCGATCAGGAAATCGATTTGGATTTGGACGATGGCGTAAAAGTGAACTATGCCAAATTTCAGGACATCCCGTTTAAGAAAGACAATGGCCGTTCTGATAAAAAAAATCTATTCGAAAAAATCTAA
- the brxC gene encoding BREX system P-loop protein BrxC yields MKIKQLFKKDIAREIKGVIKVGQEAENDVRQELDEYVVTDELQAHFVYFFKQYLKSLDVPTDQMGVWISGFFGSGKSHFLKILSYLLDSNLEVDGKKAVEFFREKIEDHALLDQMQQVADAPSDIILFNTPSKSEDDNGDSKLSIVKVFNKVFNEKLGYSASIPWVAQMEEILDQNGQYKPFKQVFQEKSDLAWEDAREEIYYNEDMIVETLVEVANMSEESARRWIDNGEESYEISVDSFAKRIKKYVDKQPADYHLVFLADEMGQFVSDDVHRMLDLQTIVEDLGKYTLGKVWVIVTSQQDIDELEKDIHSSQDFSKIQGRFNTRLSLSSANADEVIKKRLLEKNDTGKDAVQLLYTGEVQASLRNKINFSDGTISLKKYDSLKNFSEFYPMIPYQLDLLQQVFTKIRENSSAGKHFASGERNLLGAVQYAALEYAEKNLGILVPFQTFYGHLDQGLDHSVRATIIKAQSTPTLQSFDVDVLKVLYLIRYLKSVPSTVENITTLMLDELDADRLKLTEDITAALDRLTKEYLVQRTGLEYLFLTNEEQDINREINHMDIPTSKMQSYIGEMIYDTVLELKKYKYVPFAEKKTVAYDFDCAKWIDESARGNATAEIGIHVVTPYSDDYRNRETLQQLSTRENRLVIALGDSGTFYDDTMMLLKINEYLRNQSSKQNSGMKREIIDRKSNERNDLMKSVERQVRETVQNATYYINGSEVSLAGNPTTKVDQGLHDVVENMYLKIKYINKFYDRDDFSGVISQGQINFMHDNSDDPNRLATDALEQYIEQHTERKMITSLFEIVQVFGKAPYGWREDDILVSLIRLLKDEKIQFKSSGNTMNIHDAMFPRTIKQNPSQAKIMVEKRKVIGEELIRNAKVIAKEMYGKNLVSEKEDELKEETMRLFIGTQKTMANLLDEYRHRSYPGEKEIEALLQTLKEILKYQDADQFFRCLYDKRDELLDLYDDIQPVQSFFESQKPVFDTSFKLRKRYEIDKDLLQTAEAKAAGQRISEILAMSMPYDFIKELPDLNMQYEQALIAELDKESEPLLEVIQQKVATLEDTITAMETVRAKFEPVIKERFTLLKNKILSAETLTDLFSYRSQIDHLTQQLSTQINDFISKIQPTPPPIPVSPKPPIDGGGDPVVVDPVKPIAKKPEFVHKNKLIPQNYEKIETEAELDALLLAIHDELEKVLEQGKTIRFI; encoded by the coding sequence TTATTTATTGGACAGCAATCTTGAAGTAGACGGAAAAAAGGCGGTCGAGTTCTTCAGAGAGAAAATTGAGGATCATGCCTTATTGGATCAAATGCAGCAGGTAGCAGATGCACCAAGCGATATTATCCTGTTCAACACACCTTCGAAATCTGAGGATGATAACGGCGACAGTAAGCTTTCGATCGTCAAAGTCTTCAACAAAGTCTTCAATGAAAAGTTGGGCTATTCCGCTAGCATCCCTTGGGTTGCGCAAATGGAAGAAATCCTTGATCAAAATGGCCAATATAAGCCTTTTAAGCAAGTCTTCCAAGAGAAGTCTGATCTGGCCTGGGAAGATGCCCGCGAGGAGATTTATTACAACGAAGATATGATTGTAGAAACCCTTGTTGAAGTCGCCAATATGAGCGAAGAGAGCGCCCGCCGCTGGATCGACAACGGTGAAGAAAGCTATGAAATCAGTGTGGATTCCTTCGCAAAACGTATCAAAAAATATGTGGACAAGCAGCCGGCTGACTATCACTTGGTTTTCCTGGCTGATGAAATGGGGCAGTTCGTCTCCGATGATGTCCACCGTATGCTGGACCTGCAAACAATCGTTGAAGATTTGGGCAAGTACACGCTCGGAAAAGTTTGGGTCATCGTAACGAGCCAACAAGATATCGATGAACTTGAAAAAGATATCCATTCTTCTCAGGACTTCTCTAAAATCCAAGGCCGCTTTAATACGCGATTGAGCTTAAGCTCCGCTAATGCGGATGAAGTAATCAAAAAACGTCTGTTGGAAAAGAATGATACAGGCAAAGATGCAGTGCAGTTATTGTATACAGGCGAAGTTCAGGCCTCATTACGAAACAAAATCAACTTTTCCGATGGGACCATTTCATTGAAAAAATATGATTCCCTAAAGAATTTCAGTGAATTTTATCCGATGATCCCGTATCAATTGGATCTGCTGCAGCAAGTGTTCACGAAAATCCGTGAGAACAGTTCGGCCGGGAAGCACTTTGCCAGCGGAGAGCGGAATTTGTTGGGTGCGGTCCAATATGCCGCGTTGGAATATGCTGAAAAAAATCTGGGTATCCTGGTTCCGTTCCAAACCTTCTATGGTCACCTTGACCAAGGCTTGGATCACTCTGTCCGAGCGACCATCATCAAAGCACAGTCCACTCCGACGTTACAATCTTTTGATGTTGATGTGCTGAAAGTCCTCTATCTGATCCGCTATTTGAAATCCGTTCCGAGCACAGTCGAGAATATCACGACCTTGATGTTGGATGAACTGGATGCTGACCGTTTGAAATTGACTGAAGATATCACTGCTGCTTTGGACCGTTTGACAAAAGAGTACTTGGTACAACGTACAGGATTGGAATACCTGTTCTTGACGAATGAAGAGCAGGACATCAATCGTGAAATCAACCATATGGATATACCGACTTCGAAGATGCAATCATATATCGGTGAAATGATCTATGACACCGTGTTGGAACTGAAGAAATATAAATACGTACCTTTTGCGGAGAAGAAGACTGTCGCTTATGACTTTGACTGCGCCAAATGGATCGATGAATCCGCACGCGGGAATGCAACTGCGGAAATCGGCATTCATGTGGTGACACCATACAGCGATGATTACCGCAATCGTGAAACGCTTCAACAACTGTCCACGCGCGAAAACCGTTTGGTCATCGCATTGGGCGATTCCGGAACGTTCTACGATGACACGATGATGCTGTTGAAAATCAATGAGTATTTGCGCAACCAATCAAGCAAACAAAACTCAGGAATGAAACGTGAAATCATCGACCGCAAATCCAATGAACGGAATGACCTGATGAAGTCTGTTGAACGGCAAGTGCGCGAAACTGTCCAAAACGCCACCTATTACATCAACGGCAGTGAAGTATCCCTTGCAGGAAATCCGACCACAAAGGTTGATCAAGGGCTGCATGACGTAGTAGAAAATATGTATCTGAAAATCAAGTACATCAATAAGTTCTACGACCGCGATGATTTCAGCGGCGTCATTTCACAAGGCCAAATCAACTTTATGCACGATAATTCGGATGATCCGAACCGTTTGGCAACTGACGCTTTGGAACAATACATCGAACAACATACGGAACGCAAGATGATCACGTCCTTATTCGAAATCGTCCAAGTGTTCGGGAAAGCGCCATACGGTTGGCGTGAGGACGACATTTTGGTTAGTTTGATCCGCTTGTTGAAAGACGAAAAAATCCAGTTCAAATCCAGCGGCAATACAATGAACATTCATGATGCCATGTTCCCAAGAACAATCAAACAAAATCCATCGCAGGCAAAAATCATGGTCGAAAAACGCAAAGTCATCGGCGAAGAACTGATCCGCAATGCGAAAGTAATCGCGAAAGAAATGTACGGGAAAAATCTGGTGTCCGAAAAAGAAGATGAGTTGAAAGAAGAAACGATGCGGTTGTTTATCGGTACCCAAAAGACAATGGCAAACTTGCTGGATGAATATCGTCACCGTAGCTATCCTGGCGAAAAGGAAATCGAAGCGTTATTGCAGACATTGAAAGAAATCCTCAAGTACCAAGATGCCGATCAATTCTTCAGATGTCTGTACGATAAACGTGACGAACTTCTGGATCTGTACGACGATATCCAGCCCGTCCAATCCTTTTTCGAATCCCAAAAACCAGTATTCGATACCAGCTTCAAGCTACGTAAACGCTATGAGATCGACAAAGACTTATTGCAGACTGCCGAAGCAAAAGCAGCCGGTCAGCGCATCTCGGAAATATTGGCGATGAGTATGCCCTATGATTTCATCAAAGAATTACCCGATCTGAATATGCAATATGAGCAAGCCTTGATTGCAGAATTGGATAAAGAATCTGAACCCCTGCTGGAAGTAATCCAACAAAAAGTAGCCACTTTGGAGGACACCATTACAGCGATGGAAACAGTCAGAGCTAAATTTGAACCGGTCATCAAAGAGCGTTTCACGCTTTTGAAGAACAAGATATTGAGTGCGGAAACATTGACGGATCTTTTCTCATATCGGTCACAAATCGATCATTTGACGCAACAGTTAAGCACGCAAATCAATGATTTCATCTCGAAAATACAGCCTACACCTCCGCCTATACCTGTATCTCCGAAACCACCAATAGACGGCGGAGGCGATCCTGTTGTTGTAGATCCGGTAAAGCCAATAGCCAAGAAACCGGAATTTGTACATAAAAACAAACTGATTCCGCAAAACTACGAGAAAATCGAAACGGAAGCAGAGCTAGATGCCTTGTTACTTGCCATCCACGACGAACTGGAAAAAGTTCTCGAACAAGGCAAAACCATTCGTTTCATCTAA